In the genome of Leptolyngbya sp. CCY15150, one region contains:
- a CDS encoding CCE_0567 family metalloprotein, producing the protein MTQVTQSATVDELRQQIKKLNSKAGQLKMDLHDIAEGLPADLDQLLDTAARTHAIYCQLRDLKQQLKTLEDKL; encoded by the coding sequence ATGACTCAAGTAACCCAATCTGCTACCGTCGATGAGTTACGACAACAGATCAAAAAGTTGAACAGTAAAGCCGGTCAGCTCAAGATGGATCTTCATGATATTGCTGAAGGTTTACCCGCCGACCTAGATCAACTCCTCGATACTGCTGCCCGCACTCATGCCATCTATTGCCAGCTTCGTGACCTTAAGCAACAGCTCAAAACGTTAGAGGATAAGCTATGA
- the nifW gene encoding nitrogenase-stabilizing/protective protein NifW, with the protein MMTLRPTLAQFNQIKDAEAYFEFFGLTYDPHIVNVNRLHILRKFSQLVSAEDSSQDDDQLLKAYRQALQTAYNLFVTSNSVEQKLFKVFQDRPKNIVMLSDIGME; encoded by the coding sequence ATGATGACGCTACGCCCCACCCTTGCCCAGTTTAACCAGATTAAAGATGCGGAGGCCTACTTTGAGTTTTTTGGATTGACCTATGATCCGCATATTGTCAATGTCAATCGCTTACATATTCTGAGAAAGTTTTCCCAACTGGTGAGTGCTGAAGATTCATCCCAGGATGATGATCAACTGCTCAAGGCTTACAGGCAAGCTCTACAAACGGCTTATAACCTGTTTGTGACTTCCAACTCTGTTGAACAAAAGCTGTTCAAGGTTTTTCAAGACAGACCTAAGAATATCGTAATGTTGTCTGACATTGGTATGGAGTAA
- a CDS encoding HesA/MoeB/ThiF family protein encodes MLPLLTPIELERYHRQIMLPGLGEMGQRRLKNTTALVTGVGGLGGTAALYLAVAGVGRLILVRGGNLQRDDLNRQILMTDDWVGKPRVFKAQETLAHLNPDIQIEAVCEYVNADNIDSLVQRADIALDCAFDFKERDLLNATCVRWGKPMVEAAMNDMDAYLTTIVPGQTPCLACIFPEKPDWDRWGFGVLGAVSGTLACLAALEAIKLVTGLGEPLLGKLLTMDLARAEFAKRRAYHDPNCPVCGTFKQESSRPYCLSQRIR; translated from the coding sequence ATGCTTCCCCTTCTTACGCCCATTGAACTTGAACGTTACCACCGCCAGATCATGCTACCTGGTCTAGGAGAGATGGGCCAACGTCGCCTTAAGAATACAACTGCTCTGGTTACTGGCGTTGGTGGCTTAGGGGGAACAGCGGCACTCTATCTAGCAGTGGCTGGCGTAGGGCGACTGATTCTAGTGCGAGGCGGCAACCTCCAGCGCGACGATCTCAATCGCCAAATTCTGATGACGGATGACTGGGTCGGTAAGCCTAGGGTGTTTAAGGCTCAGGAAACCTTAGCCCATCTCAATCCCGATATTCAGATTGAAGCGGTCTGTGAATATGTCAATGCGGATAATATTGACTCCCTCGTGCAGCGTGCAGACATCGCCCTCGACTGTGCTTTTGATTTCAAAGAGCGTGACTTACTGAATGCTACCTGTGTGCGCTGGGGTAAGCCGATGGTCGAAGCAGCTATGAATGATATGGATGCTTACCTAACCACGATTGTGCCAGGACAAACTCCCTGCCTTGCCTGCATTTTTCCTGAAAAGCCAGACTGGGATCGTTGGGGCTTTGGAGTTTTGGGCGCAGTATCCGGTACTCTGGCTTGTCTAGCGGCTTTAGAAGCTATCAAACTGGTGACGGGACTGGGTGAGCCTCTGCTAGGAAAGCTGTTGACGATGGATTTAGCAAGAGCAGAGTTTGCCAAGCGCCGCGCCTATCATGATCCGAATTGTCCGGTTTGTGGAACATTCAAACAGGAGTCTTCCAGACCATATTGTTTAAGTCAAAGGATAAGATAA
- a CDS encoding iron-sulfur cluster assembly accessory protein — MTITLTELAELRLRAVVRSTPNNSPTRGIRLAVKDGGCNGYEYDIKISDAPKSDDQVVESGSLKVFIDPKSAPLLEGIVVDYIDSLLESGFKFTNPNATDTCSCGKSFQAGECSPAGVPCS, encoded by the coding sequence ATGACCATTACCCTGACTGAACTAGCAGAGCTCCGCCTTCGTGCGGTGGTTCGCAGCACTCCCAACAACAGCCCAACCCGAGGTATTCGCTTAGCGGTTAAGGATGGAGGCTGTAACGGTTACGAGTATGACATTAAAATTTCCGACGCTCCCAAATCTGATGACCAAGTCGTAGAGTCTGGTAGTCTCAAGGTATTCATCGATCCCAAAAGTGCTCCTTTACTTGAGGGTATTGTGGTAGACTATATCGATAGCTTACTGGAGAGTGGCTTTAAGTTTACTAACCCCAATGCTACCGATACCTGTAGCTGTGGCAAATCGTTCCAAGCTGGAGAATGTAGTCCGGCAGGGGTGCCTTGTTCATAA
- a CDS encoding 2Fe-2S iron-sulfur cluster-binding protein, with protein MTTYQVRLINKKRNIDVTIPVPDDMYITDAAEEHDIELPSSCKSGACSTCVGKLVEGDIDQEDQSFLDDEQIAKGFVLLCSTYPRSDCTIKTHMEAYLV; from the coding sequence ATGACAACCTATCAGGTTCGATTGATTAACAAAAAGCGTAATATTGACGTCACAATTCCTGTTCCCGACGATATGTATATCACGGATGCAGCGGAAGAACATGATATTGAACTCCCCTCCTCCTGCAAATCTGGGGCTTGTTCTACCTGTGTTGGTAAGCTCGTAGAAGGAGACATTGATCAGGAAGATCAATCATTTTTAGATGATGAGCAAATAGCCAAGGGTTTTGTGTTGTTGTGTTCAACCTATCCTCGATCAGACTGCACGATTAAGACCCACATGGAAGCTTATTTGGTTTAA
- the fdxB gene encoding ferredoxin III, nif-specific encodes MATLTGLTFGGQPWIPEFLQRINWETCLGCGRCFKVCGRGVMSLIALNDEGEIVDEDDDDDEVERKVMHVINAANCIGCQACDRVCPKGCHAYAPMPA; translated from the coding sequence ATGGCTACATTAACTGGACTTACCTTTGGAGGTCAACCCTGGATTCCCGAGTTTTTGCAGCGCATTAACTGGGAAACCTGTCTAGGCTGTGGTCGCTGCTTCAAAGTTTGTGGCCGAGGCGTTATGTCCCTGATTGCCCTGAATGACGAGGGAGAGATCGTGGATGAAGACGATGATGATGATGAAGTTGAACGGAAAGTGATGCATGTTATCAACGCAGCTAACTGCATTGGCTGTCAAGCATGCGATCGCGTTTGTCCAAAAGGCTGCCATGCCTATGCTCCCATGCCTGCCTAG
- a CDS encoding cupin, whose amino-acid sequence MTEMLHQDWFVDANGQCQPCLTPRPWGLLQDHYYLHQFLSDVLHSLTHSPHELDQQDYLPLIRCKVRQLILNSYWLRTQRKHPDPKTGTAVITLYDEIGYPLTVQTVTTNPGTITPIHNHGTWGVVAILKGQEHHTFWRKLANPDRLAIAGQQTLQVGEIISFVPDAIHQVETIGPTPALTFQLYGDTQPKTRFQFEPDPLVVKPF is encoded by the coding sequence ATGACTGAGATGCTCCATCAAGATTGGTTTGTGGATGCTAACGGCCAGTGTCAACCCTGCCTTACCCCGCGTCCGTGGGGGCTCTTGCAGGATCATTATTATCTGCATCAATTCCTCAGCGATGTCTTGCATAGTCTGACCCATTCTCCCCATGAACTCGATCAGCAAGACTATTTACCCCTCATTCGCTGTAAGGTTCGACAACTGATTCTCAACTCCTACTGGCTGAGAACTCAACGTAAGCATCCTGATCCTAAAACAGGGACTGCCGTGATCACCCTCTACGATGAAATCGGCTATCCCCTGACCGTCCAAACCGTTACGACTAATCCTGGTACCATTACTCCCATTCATAACCACGGTACATGGGGCGTGGTCGCTATTCTCAAAGGACAGGAACACCATACCTTTTGGCGTAAGTTGGCTAATCCTGACCGGCTAGCGATCGCTGGACAACAAACTCTTCAGGTTGGGGAAATCATCAGCTTTGTGCCTGATGCTATCCATCAAGTGGAAACAATTGGCCCAACCCCGGCTCTAACGTTTCAACTTTACGGAGATACTCAACCCAAGACTCGCTTCCAGTTTGAGCCTGATCCATTGGTTGTTAAGCCTTTCTAG
- a CDS encoding class I SAM-dependent methyltransferase produces the protein MKFEPKWLQYYQAVQGRPPRTTLVKALDYCAQDVQPLRRFAVDLGCGDGRDTVELLRQGWRVLAIEGEPEAIARLRRRPDIDRTYLETRVQRFEDLTLPPDVSLLNASFCLPFCPPDYFPDLWEDIVAALAPGGRFCGQLFGDQDSWSVYTDMNHHSREQVEQLLSPFVLEVFEEENHPGKTALGEDKHWHIFNIVARKR, from the coding sequence ATGAAATTTGAACCGAAGTGGCTTCAGTACTATCAAGCTGTTCAAGGGCGTCCACCCCGAACGACGCTGGTAAAAGCCTTAGACTACTGCGCTCAAGATGTCCAGCCTCTGAGACGTTTTGCCGTAGATTTGGGCTGTGGTGATGGACGGGATACGGTCGAACTGCTCCGTCAAGGCTGGCGAGTGTTAGCGATTGAGGGGGAGCCAGAAGCGATCGCCCGCCTGCGACGACGACCCGATATTGATCGCACCTACTTAGAGACCAGGGTGCAGCGGTTTGAAGACCTCACCTTACCGCCGGACGTCAGCTTGCTGAATGCTAGCTTTTGTCTACCCTTTTGCCCTCCAGACTATTTCCCTGATCTGTGGGAGGATATTGTGGCTGCCCTAGCACCAGGAGGACGCTTCTGCGGGCAGTTATTTGGCGATCAAGACTCTTGGTCTGTTTATACAGATATGAACCATCATAGTCGTGAGCAAGTGGAGCAACTCTTATCTCCTTTTGTTTTAGAAGTCTTTGAGGAGGAAAATCATCCTGGTAAAACGGCTTTAGGAGAGGATAAGCACTGGCATATCTTTAATATTGTGGCTCGTAAGCGCTAG
- a CDS encoding urease accessory UreF family protein — MTPSITTTDCDRRLALMQLSDSFFPSGSFTLSHGLESLVQSGQVRSPDDVTTYLQILLHNKVGSSDVVALLAAHHGSVVGDLKQVRRADQMLFAYTLVQSAREAQQKSGQALLMVARSTWPDEQLESLQADVLKQQIHGLHPIVFAVVGRAAGLDADDTVFAYLHSWLTGLAGVAIRLGAVGHIHAQRIITALAPDIHQVIQQTSDRSLDDLWSYTPAIDLAQMKHRHLPQRLFSN; from the coding sequence ATGACTCCTTCTATCACCACCACAGACTGCGATCGCCGTTTGGCGCTGATGCAGCTTTCAGATTCGTTTTTTCCTTCTGGATCATTTACCTTATCTCATGGTCTAGAGTCTCTGGTGCAGTCGGGACAGGTGCGATCGCCTGATGATGTGACAACCTATCTACAAATTCTGTTGCACAACAAAGTCGGATCGTCGGATGTTGTCGCCCTCTTAGCAGCCCATCACGGGAGTGTAGTAGGAGACCTCAAGCAGGTGCGGCGAGCCGATCAGATGCTCTTTGCCTATACCCTAGTGCAGTCGGCGAGAGAGGCCCAGCAAAAAAGTGGGCAAGCCTTGCTGATGGTAGCCCGATCGACCTGGCCCGATGAGCAACTGGAGAGCCTCCAAGCTGATGTGTTGAAGCAGCAGATTCATGGGCTACATCCCATTGTATTTGCCGTCGTTGGCAGAGCTGCAGGATTAGACGCTGATGATACGGTCTTCGCTTATTTACATAGCTGGTTAACCGGATTAGCCGGCGTCGCCATTCGCCTAGGTGCCGTAGGACATATTCACGCCCAGCGGATAATCACAGCCCTTGCACCCGATATCCATCAGGTGATACAGCAGACAAGCGATCGCTCCCTAGACGACCTTTGGTCTTACACCCCTGCCATTGACCTAGCTCAAATGAAACATCGACATCTACCTCAGAGACTCTTTAGTAACTGA
- a CDS encoding urease accessory protein UreE, which translates to MTIIAQHYLGNMLHDPVLQQQVALAHAEGCCIEVELTEDDCRKSRITVESAGRQVGIIKDRGWSLREGDLFKTEKGRLLLIHVQIPDVMILRFTQDTTDYAQQLVLLGYTLGNHHWPMSIVDQTIYVQLVVDRSVIETTLQHLHIPGLVIDYGVRSLDHPLPSSPHSHP; encoded by the coding sequence ATGACGATCATCGCTCAGCACTATCTAGGCAACATGTTGCACGATCCCGTCCTTCAGCAGCAGGTGGCCCTTGCCCATGCAGAAGGATGCTGTATTGAGGTGGAGCTCACTGAAGATGATTGTCGCAAAAGTCGAATTACCGTAGAGTCTGCTGGTAGGCAGGTTGGGATTATCAAAGATCGGGGCTGGTCGCTGAGGGAAGGGGATCTATTTAAAACCGAGAAGGGTCGCCTGCTGTTGATCCATGTGCAAATCCCCGACGTGATGATCCTGCGATTCACCCAAGACACCACAGATTATGCTCAACAGCTCGTGTTGCTGGGCTATACCCTCGGCAATCACCATTGGCCCATGTCCATCGTGGATCAGACGATCTATGTTCAGCTCGTTGTCGATCGCTCCGTGATTGAAACCACCCTCCAACATCTACATATTCCCGGCTTAGTGATCGACTACGGCGTGCGATCGCTGGATCATCCCCTACCGTCCTCTCCCCACAGCCACCCATGA
- a CDS encoding urease accessory protein UreD — MVSQLDPSIHRSPSPQESQISHPDHGLGAVTDFDVYLRVQSDRHRQSFVSRQYATHPFRVSNVFRLDQEQVKQAQIDQAQSDRAYVYLMNTSPGLMEGDRFRIGVQVDAQAHLYLTDQAATKVHRMPTPDRPATVDYILQVAAGGSLEFLPEPLILYNESTLNQHTQVILHPSAQLCLSEIIVPGRLARQEYYQFHHYSSRLTVSSPDGRLILGDALRLEGQSHPFCHSPLFARQPILATLLLIYPNIEQAQLEAVLGQVCANQPAATIEASYSSLPNCNGFVIRATADCISRIKRCFDQALNAVRLLEGQSPLPEVPK, encoded by the coding sequence ATGGTTTCTCAACTCGATCCATCGATCCATCGATCTCCGTCCCCACAGGAGTCTCAGATCTCTCACCCTGACCATGGACTAGGAGCCGTCACTGATTTTGATGTCTATCTGCGGGTGCAGAGCGATCGCCATCGGCAAAGCTTCGTATCTCGGCAATATGCCACCCATCCCTTTCGGGTCTCCAATGTCTTTCGCTTAGATCAAGAGCAGGTCAAGCAGGCCCAGATAGATCAGGCACAGAGCGATCGCGCCTATGTCTATCTCATGAATACCTCACCAGGTTTGATGGAGGGCGATCGCTTTCGTATTGGTGTCCAAGTGGATGCCCAAGCCCATCTTTATCTCACCGATCAAGCAGCCACCAAAGTCCATCGAATGCCCACACCTGACAGACCGGCAACGGTGGACTATATCCTGCAAGTTGCAGCGGGGGGTAGCCTAGAGTTCTTGCCAGAACCGCTGATTCTCTATAACGAATCTACGTTAAACCAGCATACCCAGGTGATCCTGCATCCCAGCGCGCAGCTATGCCTCAGCGAGATCATCGTACCGGGACGCTTAGCACGGCAAGAATATTATCAATTTCACCACTATTCCAGTCGGCTCACGGTGTCCTCCCCCGACGGACGATTAATCCTTGGTGATGCGCTGCGCTTAGAGGGGCAATCCCATCCCTTTTGCCACAGCCCTCTCTTTGCCCGTCAGCCAATTTTAGCGACTCTCCTGCTCATCTATCCCAATATTGAGCAGGCTCAGCTTGAAGCAGTCCTTGGGCAAGTATGCGCTAACCAGCCGGCTGCTACAATAGAGGCTAGCTATTCGTCCTTACCAAACTGCAACGGGTTCGTGATTCGGGCCACCGCCGACTGCATCAGCCGAATCAAACGCTGCTTTGACCAAGCCCTAAACGCGGTGAGGCTCCTAGAAGGACAGTCGCCCTTACCCGAGGTGCCCAAATGA
- the ureG gene encoding urease accessory protein UreG, which translates to MKPSVARLGVGGPVGSGKTALLECLVPLLTQRGIEVAVVTNDLLTQEDADRLKRKGFLPQERIVGVETGSCPHTAIREDPTMNLLAIAALEQQYPQLDLIFVESGGDNLASTFSYDLIDAYIFVLDVGAGDDIPRKNGPGFLQADLVVINKIDIAPYVGADLEVIRRDAAERRRHKPTAYTNCKTGEGLEQVLDFIDEKLLFHRSNNPRTDVA; encoded by the coding sequence ATGAAACCATCTGTAGCGCGATTAGGGGTGGGTGGCCCGGTGGGCAGCGGCAAGACCGCCCTGCTGGAATGCTTGGTGCCGTTGCTGACCCAGCGAGGCATTGAGGTGGCGGTGGTCACCAATGACCTGCTCACCCAGGAAGATGCCGATCGCCTCAAGCGAAAGGGATTTTTGCCTCAGGAACGTATTGTTGGCGTCGAAACCGGAAGCTGTCCCCATACAGCCATTCGTGAAGATCCCACGATGAATCTATTGGCGATCGCTGCACTGGAGCAACAGTATCCCCAGCTTGATCTAATTTTTGTTGAAAGTGGCGGCGATAATTTAGCCTCGACCTTTAGCTATGACCTGATTGATGCCTATATCTTTGTCTTAGACGTCGGCGCAGGGGATGATATTCCCCGCAAAAATGGGCCGGGATTTTTGCAGGCAGATCTGGTGGTGATCAACAAAATTGATATTGCCCCCTACGTGGGTGCCGATCTAGAGGTGATCCGCCGCGACGCTGCCGAACGTCGTCGCCATAAGCCCACCGCCTACACCAACTGTAAAACCGGCGAGGGTCTGGAGCAGGTGCTAGACTTCATTGACGAAAAACTCCTGTTTCACCGCTCAAACAACCCTAGAACAGATGTTGCCTAG
- the ureC gene encoding urease subunit alpha, with translation MMEISRERYAELFGPTTGDRIRLGDTSLIVEVERDTTVYGDECVFGGGKTLRDGLGMAPGVTSAQGALDLVITNVVLIDPMQGIIKTDIGIKDGRIVGIGKAGNPGIMDGVTPNLIVGAGTDVRAGEGLIATAGGLDCHVHFDSAGLCAEALSSGLTTMLGGGLGPVTVGICSSGAYNVGLMLKAAEAFPINFGFLGKGSSSLPASLNEQLENGAFGLKIHEDWGAMPALIDTCLSVADNYDCQVQIHTDTLNESGYVEDTLAAIRGRTIHMYHTEGAGGGHAPDIIKVASYSHCLPSSTNPTNPYTVNTFDEHLDMVMVCHHLNPRVPEDVAFAESRIRAETIAAEDILHDMGAISMLGSDSQGMGRIGEVIRRTWQLASKMKDQRGSLPEDSDRHDNHRVLRYLAKYTINPARTCGISDYVGSIEPGKLADIVLWQPGFFGVRPELVIKGGFIAWSPMGESNASLMTCEPILYRPQWGSYGAASAATSTCFVTEAAIANGLADRLSLQKQLLPVKGTRSLSKADMVRNDACPAIEVDPDTFQVRVDGQLATCEPAQSVPLGRLYMFR, from the coding sequence CTGATGGAGATTAGTCGCGAACGGTATGCCGAACTCTTTGGCCCCACCACGGGCGATCGCATTCGCTTGGGCGATACCTCTCTGATCGTAGAAGTGGAAAGAGATACCACGGTCTACGGTGATGAATGTGTCTTTGGCGGCGGCAAAACCCTGCGAGACGGTCTGGGTATGGCTCCTGGAGTTACGTCGGCCCAGGGCGCGCTGGATTTGGTGATCACCAATGTGGTGCTGATTGATCCCATGCAGGGGATTATCAAAACCGACATTGGCATCAAAGATGGTCGGATTGTCGGCATCGGTAAAGCTGGAAATCCTGGCATTATGGACGGTGTGACGCCTAATTTGATCGTGGGTGCTGGCACCGACGTGCGGGCCGGTGAGGGACTGATTGCCACCGCTGGGGGACTGGATTGCCATGTCCACTTTGATAGTGCCGGTCTCTGTGCTGAGGCCTTGTCCAGTGGACTCACTACCATGCTGGGGGGTGGACTTGGGCCAGTTACCGTCGGTATCTGTTCCAGCGGCGCTTACAACGTAGGTCTGATGCTGAAAGCAGCGGAAGCATTTCCCATTAACTTTGGCTTTCTAGGCAAAGGTAGTTCTAGCCTACCGGCTAGCTTGAATGAACAACTGGAAAACGGTGCTTTTGGTCTCAAGATCCATGAAGATTGGGGAGCCATGCCCGCCCTGATTGATACCTGTCTATCGGTCGCCGACAACTACGATTGCCAGGTGCAAATTCACACCGATACCCTCAACGAGTCGGGCTATGTGGAAGATACCCTAGCGGCGATTCGCGGTCGCACGATCCACATGTATCACACCGAGGGAGCTGGCGGCGGTCACGCTCCCGATATTATCAAGGTGGCATCCTATTCCCACTGTCTCCCGTCATCCACCAATCCCACCAATCCCTACACGGTCAACACCTTTGATGAACATCTGGATATGGTGATGGTCTGTCACCATCTCAATCCACGGGTTCCAGAAGATGTAGCCTTTGCCGAGTCTCGAATTCGGGCAGAAACGATCGCAGCTGAAGATATTCTCCATGATATGGGGGCCATCAGTATGCTGGGGTCGGACAGTCAAGGCATGGGGCGGATCGGTGAGGTGATTCGTCGCACGTGGCAATTGGCTTCGAAGATGAAAGATCAGCGCGGCTCTCTACCGGAAGATAGCGATCGCCACGATAATCATCGAGTGCTGCGTTATTTAGCGAAATATACGATTAATCCGGCCCGCACCTGTGGCATCAGCGATTACGTCGGTTCCATTGAACCCGGTAAATTAGCCGATATTGTGCTGTGGCAGCCCGGCTTTTTTGGCGTGCGCCCAGAATTGGTGATCAAAGGTGGATTTATTGCCTGGTCGCCCATGGGTGAATCCAATGCCTCTCTGATGACCTGTGAACCGATTCTCTATCGTCCCCAGTGGGGCAGCTACGGGGCGGCCAGTGCGGCCACCTCCACCTGCTTTGTCACCGAGGCAGCGATCGCCAATGGTCTAGCCGATCGCCTGAGTTTACAGAAACAGCTCCTGCCCGTGAAGGGAACGCGATCGCTGTCTAAGGCAGATATGGTACGTAACGACGCCTGTCCGGCCATTGAAGTGGATCCGGATACCTTTCAGGTGCGCGTTGATGGACAATTGGCCACCTGTGAACCAGCCCAATCCGTTCCCCTGGGACGGCTGTATATGTTTCGATAG
- a CDS encoding urease subunit beta: protein MASSHGSGPGEILCDPGTLHLNAGREQRQLEVANGGDRPIQVGSHYHFFEVNRALQFDRAQALGFRLDIPAGTAVRFEPGDTKSVTLVAIAGSRTIYGLNGLVNGCLDDQGVREAALAQAQTSGFMTMEDADGD, encoded by the coding sequence ATGGCAAGTTCGCATGGATCAGGCCCCGGAGAGATTCTCTGTGACCCCGGTACGCTCCATCTCAATGCGGGTCGGGAACAGCGCCAGCTTGAGGTAGCCAATGGGGGCGATCGCCCTATTCAGGTGGGATCTCACTATCACTTTTTTGAAGTGAATCGTGCTCTACAGTTTGATCGCGCTCAGGCGTTGGGATTTCGCTTAGATATTCCGGCAGGAACGGCAGTGCGGTTTGAGCCGGGGGATACTAAATCGGTCACCTTGGTGGCGATCGCTGGTAGTCGCACGATCTACGGGCTGAACGGATTGGTCAACGGATGTTTAGACGATCAGGGCGTTCGAGAAGCGGCCCTAGCTCAGGCCCAAACATCTGGCTTTATGACGATGGAGGATGCTGATGGAGATTAG
- a CDS encoding urease subunit gamma, translating into MYLTPHELDRLLIFTAAEIARRRKENGVKLNVPEAIAFITDQVLEGARMDKSVAELMSEGATWLTVDDVLPGVPELIPLIQVEAHFLDGTKLVSIHNPIRMPQESV; encoded by the coding sequence ATGTACCTCACTCCCCATGAACTCGATCGACTCTTGATTTTTACCGCCGCAGAGATTGCCCGGCGGCGCAAAGAGAACGGCGTGAAACTCAATGTTCCCGAAGCGATCGCCTTCATCACCGACCAAGTTTTGGAAGGTGCGCGCATGGACAAAAGCGTGGCAGAGCTGATGTCAGAAGGGGCAACGTGGCTCACCGTCGATGATGTGCTACCCGGTGTCCCGGAACTCATTCCCCTGATTCAGGTTGAGGCCCATTTTCTCGACGGCACCAAGCTAGTCAGTATTCACAATCCTATTCGGATGCCCCAGGAGTCTGTGTAA
- a CDS encoding SDR family NAD(P)-dependent oxidoreductase has translation MALAVIHALIVGASQGIGLGFVQYLLQQQTTAQVYATYRSPSSAEHLLAIADDRLTCLPVDLTDEIQIEEAIAHISRTTPSLHLVVNCVGLLHDGDLQPEKSLRQINCEHLLRYFEVNSIGAILLAKHLLPLLSHGDRSVFATISAKVGSIGDNYSGGWYGYRASKAALNMFMHTAAIEYQRKRAKTILVTLHPGTTDTRLSKPFQRSVPPEKLFSCDRTVQQLMDVIDNLDTVNSGGFFSWDGSPLPW, from the coding sequence ATGGCGTTAGCGGTGATTCATGCACTGATTGTGGGAGCAAGTCAGGGAATTGGTTTAGGCTTTGTGCAGTATCTTTTGCAGCAGCAGACGACCGCTCAGGTTTATGCCACCTATCGATCGCCTAGTTCAGCAGAGCATCTGCTGGCGATCGCTGATGATCGGTTAACCTGCTTGCCCGTAGACCTGACGGATGAAATCCAGATTGAGGAAGCGATCGCTCATATCAGCCGCACCACGCCTTCTTTACATTTGGTGGTGAACTGCGTGGGCTTACTGCACGATGGCGATCTGCAGCCCGAGAAAAGCCTACGGCAGATTAACTGCGAACACCTGCTGCGCTACTTTGAGGTGAACAGCATTGGTGCGATTCTGTTGGCGAAACACCTCTTGCCCCTGCTCTCCCATGGCGATCGCAGTGTTTTTGCCACCATTTCCGCCAAGGTTGGCAGCATTGGCGATAACTATAGCGGCGGCTGGTATGGCTACCGCGCCTCCAAAGCCGCCCTGAATATGTTCATGCATACCGCAGCGATCGAGTATCAGCGCAAGCGGGCCAAGACCATCCTCGTCACCCTCCATCCTGGAACCACCGACACCCGTCTGTCCAAACCCTTTCAGCGCAGTGTCCCTCCCGAAAAATTATTTTCCTGCGATCGCACAGTTCAGCAACTGATGGACGTGATCGACAATCTCGATACCGTCAATAGTGGTGGATTCTTCTCCTGGGACGGTAGTCCGTTACCCTGGTAA
- a CDS encoding antibiotic biosynthesis monooxygenase yields the protein MTVPPSDSITVVISELVEPTRIHEYEAWTQGFNQAAQQFDGFLGVEIIRPRDHDFPEYVIIIRFDSYIHLREWLTSPTYYQWRSRSPEFVAARSQQELSSSLELWFTLPSNSASKYSQPAYYKQVILGVIAVYPLILLSNLVFSPLVKDWPLWVGLLLTVPVVSALLTYPVMPWLTKLFSPWLYPSLSERDRSSIR from the coding sequence ATGACCGTGCCGCCCTCCGATTCCATCACTGTTGTCATCTCAGAACTTGTTGAACCGACACGCATTCACGAGTATGAAGCCTGGACACAGGGATTTAACCAAGCTGCCCAGCAGTTTGACGGATTTTTGGGTGTAGAGATCATTCGTCCCCGTGATCACGATTTTCCAGAATATGTGATTATCATCCGATTTGATAGCTACATCCATTTGCGTGAGTGGCTCACCTCACCCACCTATTATCAATGGCGATCGCGATCGCCTGAGTTTGTAGCAGCCCGCTCTCAGCAAGAGCTATCCAGCAGTCTAGAGCTATGGTTTACCCTGCCCTCAAACTCAGCATCCAAGTATTCCCAGCCCGCCTACTATAAGCAGGTGATCCTCGGTGTCATCGCGGTTTATCCCTTAATTTTGCTGTCTAACCTGGTGTTTTCTCCCTTGGTTAAAGATTGGCCGCTGTGGGTAGGTCTATTGCTGACTGTCCCTGTCGTTTCTGCCTTACTCACCTATCCCGTCATGCCTTGGCTCACCAAGCTATTTAGCCCTTGGCTCTACCCATCTTTATCTGAGCGCGATCGCTCTTCCATACGGTAA